Part of the Leishmania infantum JPCM5 genome chromosome 20 genome is shown below.
CGGCCAGTGTGTGCAGCAACTGCACCTCGGCGGTGACCGTCCTCGTCTCACCCGAGGCACTCAACACTAGCGGCAACCAGAAGAGCGCTGCTGTGGGGGACAGGTAGGCTCGACGGCGAGGCGCGTGCAAGGAGACGGggacgcacacaaacactcATGCACGCACGACCGACTGCGAACACCACCACTCAATGGCTCGAGCGCCATCGTCactcttcccccccccctccgtctctctgccGCATTTCGCATGGAAGGGAGACCCTGAGCTCTTGACCACGGGGgagcgaggaggggagggcgcaaAACGAAAATCATGCCCGTGAGGGGAtctcgcccttctccccacccgctccgctgccgggcaacacacgcgtgtgcgtgcgctttgGCAGTCCGCATggaggagagcagcaacggcagccgcaACGAGAAGGAACTCCACAGGGACAAGGGCGGGCACATACGACCCCCTCCCTAGTCTCTATCGTTCTCTGCCATCAGATGCACCCATCACCGGCCGTATTGccatccctccctcgctcacTCTCTCCCGCTTTCCCTTTGTGCGGTGCACAACAGCAGAGGAGGATTCAACGCCGACATCGGTATTGccatcctcgtcgctgcgTTCCTTGTTCTTGTGAACGGGTATTGGAGCATCTTCGACAACCGCGACAGCAACCAAGACgggcgagagcgaggcgTGTTGCACATTTTCGGGCTTCACCGAAGCGCTCACGACCAGTGTCAAgtcaacacacacacacacacacacacacacaggaaggATGGGCGGCTCCAACTCCACCAATAGAAAGATCATATACAAGAATGGCAGGCCCACCTTCAAGGGGGATGAGGTGGTGAAGGGCTTCGAGAGAGACAACGGTCTTCTCTTCCGCATCGTcaagaggaagaaagggCATCAGACGTGGGCTTTCTACAATGACACGACGCAGTACAACATGCGCATCAATGTCACCTTCGCCGCCGGTTGCGAGCTCACCGCCCTCGGACACACAAAGGTAGTGAAAGGGGCGAGGGGCGAGTGGGTTGCCACCGTCGTCGTGATGCCCGGTAAGACGGAGATGTTTGTAGAGGGAAAAATCGAAGGCTTCAAATCGAATATGGACGCCTATCCCGCCAtgagcgacggcagcggcagccgtctGGCCGCAGGGGAAGCGGTAGCGAACTGAccgtgtgcgtctgtctgCTTGACGGTCGGTCGATGCGCACACTCTTTTCTTCGCCATTGGAAGACGCGCGCTCGAGTAACCGCACGCATGAAGTTCGGCAGTGCCGCGCGCAACCACAGAGAGACAAAGACGTCCGCAAGACACAAATACCAGTGAGTTGTATCGGGGCGTCACTTATGGAGATGCGAAACGGACGCTTATGCTACTGTTTCTGCTCTCTAGTGAGCCAGATGATGGTGAAACTATCTGGGTGCCGCGGCACCTTATCTTGTCGCCTCCCACAACACCACCCCATCTCTACCCCCGATATTCCCGCTAGACCACATGTGTGCATATGCATATGTAATATACTCGCCTTTTCTGTCAAAAAAAAGCTTGATGTCTGCCTTTTCGCTTTTGCGTTTAGGTGGCAAGCCCGTCCTCTTGTGCGAGTCGTTtgccttctgcctctcctccctccctcccctcctcctgccttCTCCCTATCGTGCCTGTCGgtctgcgcatgtgcgttGGGTCAGAGCGCGCACATTTACGCATACGCACCGGCGCGCCGACACACCcaaacacgcgcgcgcgcacacacacacacacacacacacttcgAGTCTCCAGCTGCGCTAACATGTGAGTAGatgtgtaggtgtgtgtgtgtctatgcGCCTAGCGTTCTCGTGAAGCAAACGTGCATGTCCGCATATAGCGTTACTGCTGTgaggtgtgtgcgcatgtagggtggggggagggagagggagggggaagagtGGCGAAGGGGACGCGCTTATACGCACGCGTggccccttttttcttcgctgtTGTTTGTGCCTATCTTGTGTGCACCGACTTGTTCATTTTCATCTCCCCGGATTCCCCATGTCTTCTTTGCagccctttttttttgtcttgcCCCGCccttgcgcgtgtgcttgaaAGGCTGACCCGAATGCGTACCTATCTCTGTCTGtccgtctctcctcctcccttcctaTTCGCGGCTTCACGTTggatgtgtgcatgtgttaCTACTCGCTGCCGCTACGCGGAGGATGCATGGCATgcacggagagagggaagtaGACGCACCGATGTGCCGCAGCTTTCTCCTGCTTCTTTACGATTACTCGTACGACGGCGTTGCCTACCAGCGTCACTGGGTCCTCCATCCATCCGCACTTCTGAtttcctccacctcctcccatCATCCCCATGGCAGCTTTTAGGTGCGCCGCCGGTGACTTCAAGCAGAATGGAGTGCGGCAAGAGCATTCATGAGCACGCGGGTGTATGCCTGCGTGGGGCTGAGCAATGCGGCCAGCGGGTCGTGGTATGAGAACCACCGTCTCACCTCTCAGCAGCACCCCCACCAGACATCCACTGACGTGCGCGGCAAGCCTCTCCATGTCTCCGTAGTCGTTTCCCCGCTCTGCAGCTTGCAGAGCGGTCGCTGCCGAGGCAATCTAGTTGCGCAGGCGCTCTCAGTCCCTCTCTCCAACTCCTTTTCTACACCCTGCATCTCTCGCCCACCtctttcgctctcctccccttttcTGCCTGCATCGTCCTCCCACAACGTACCCGCTTCACTGTGCCCTTTCACCACCACTTGATGCACATGCCCATGTATATGCATTAATAATACCATAAAacacctgctgcgctgggTATGCGAAGCATCACTTCTactgcctccctcctgcctccctcccaaCCCCCCCGTTCTCTGCCCTTTGTTGCGGCACCATCCCCACAGCCTGCCATTTTTTCGCTCCCTTTGCCATCAGTCGCCCTCTTTTTCGTCTTCGCTGTCTTTGTGTGCCTGTCCGTGTccgtgtgcttgtgtctcCCATTGCCATACACCCATCATCGTGTGCTTGTTTTCTTCTTGCGCTACCTTCTCGCGAACTTTCCCTTAGGCTTATATACCCTTTATTCACgactcccccttcccttcccttcccttccctcagcgcacacgtgtgtgtttcttgAAAATGGGCTGCGGTGCTTCTTCTGAGAACAGCAGCGTCACGTACGTGAACGGCAAGCCCACCTTCACGGGTGAGGAGGTGACGAAGGGCTTCGAGAAGGACAATGGGCTGCTTTTCCGCATCGTGAACAAGAAGAAGAAGCAGTGGGCGTACTACAACGACACGACGCAGTACGAAATGCACGTGCTGGTCACCTTCAACGAGGACTGTGACATCAAGGCTCTTGGCAAGACgaagctggagcagcaggagaacGGCGAGTGGGTAGCCTCCGTGGTGGTGTACCCGTGCGAGACGGAGATGTTCATTGAGGGCCGCGTGAACGGCTTCAAGTCGAAGATGGACGCCTTGCCGCTGTCGGAGGAGTACCGCCAGCGTCaggcggagaaggaaaagTAGAGCGAAAAACCAAATGAAGGtcgacaaagaaaaaaagcgcaGAAAGCAGACGAGAGTGTTTCTTTAGAtgcgggagagggaaggggatgCAGAGGAGAGCGGGTCCATGGAAGTGGGGTGCAACACCAGTGGCCGAGCAGAGGCACACTTGGAAGCGGGTGCCGAGAGAAAGCTGTGCGTGGAGTGTGGGTGAGGACGGGAGCGAGATACTGGCGTGAGGGACGGGCCGAGGTTTTGGCGCTGTTTCTCTTtgtatctctctctttgaAGCCTCTCGCTCCCCCATCTCCacgatctctctctcgacaTCACTGTCCGACTGCCCACGTACTCTCAGCCCTCCTTTCTTCACCCCTCCTTTCCCACCTTCCTGTCTTTCCTCAcccatgcacgcacgcgcaaacacacacggaTTCCCTTATGTGTGCAAAGACCGGAGACGTTATGAACGGTGTAGGTGTCTTTGTCTATGCTTGGGGTGATGATGTCTGGTTGAGGTGGTGTttgtctccctctctacTCCTTTCACTCCCCATTTCGAACCGTTGGagtgtctctctccttgttTCCCTGCCACCGCACCACGTCGTCCTCCGCTCGTTTGagtggtgttggtggtgtcTGTCGTGTCTTCTTATTCTTGCCGTCtatatacgtatatatatatatacatacatacatatatatttTTTGCTCTTCTCATGTGGGTGCGTCcgccccgcctccctctccaaaCGAAGAACAAAAAGGCAGAAGAcgttctctccttttttttgtttctgaATGTATTTTCGTTTTCTGTTTGATgttttgccccccccccccacctcctttttttgtttggtcTTCCTCTTCACTTTTTTTCGCGGGTATGCCGCGGGGGGGGATGAGGGAGTGCTCAAGGACTCCGCTTTCTTGTCTTTGGTTCGTTTGCTTTGTTTTGTATTTCTTTGTAgaccttcctctcctccccctacCCCCCCTACATCCCTCTCTaggcagacacacaggcactCACTCATTCACTcacagccacgcacacacttcCATACATGCCCCTCACAGCCGTCTCTGACCATTCCTGCGCTTTTACCGTGTGATCACAGCTGCCcttgtttgcgtgtgcgcgcgcgccttccCACTCCGGCGGGCCGGGGGTGGAGACGCACAGGCTTGCgcatgtgtgtttgtgtgcatgcgttCACTTCATcttcgcgcgctctctctaGCGCTAGGTAAAGAGGCGAGTAAGTGCGATGGCAGCGCTAGTGATGGGGAAGATCGCAGAGGCCTGTGCATAGGTGTACACCGGAACGACCCCCAtctcccaccctcctctttcctttcccttTTACCTTCAGACCTTtagctgcagcgcacgtcttcgcacacacgcacatgcatgcaaGTGAGGCCGGCATGCGCAAAgacgaaggagagagggagcgagagggccAAGACGGCGATCAACACGGTAGCTGCGAAAGAGGCACGCAGCAGGTAAAAGACGAAAAAGAGCATGTacgaagcagcggcgactgagcggctgcggcgacgggaGGAAgtgaagggagggagaggtgcCGCAGGACGGAcggaagagagcgaggaaCAGCGACGTACCCGAACGCATCGACGTGTGTGCAGGCGCCTGCTGGGAATAGCTATCACGTGGCAAACCGTGtgtcgcacgcgcgccagcaGGATTATATACACACACGGGCCGCTGTGCctttgctgctcttcttgctcttgcgtcgttttttttcctgtgtgtgtgtgtgccctttccccctccctctgcgtTTCTGCATcatctgtgtatgtgtgaaCTTCGTGTGTGTACTGGCTTTCTTACTGATCCATGTACGTCTGattccctctctctatatgCGCAtcttcttcctttctccTTCTTCGAAGTTTCTCCACGCATGcctgtgtctctgtctccGCGCGGGTACCttcatgcgtgtgcgcgtgcacgttttttttgtgtggTTTGCTTCCGTTGTGCCTCTTTTCGTTCTTCAAAGGTCTTTTTCGTTTAGTTTTACATATATCTATGTACGTATGTGcaggtatatatatatatatgtttttttcttttttcgaCGGCCCTCTACCGTTTCCACCTACCTACACTACTAGTAGAGTGATGTACAAGATGtctctcctccatctcttcttcccttctcccccgCCTTCTCGTGTGCTACATGCGTGAAATGCTCTTGCGTATTTGACTGTATGGGACTcgtcctctttttttttgtttcttgttcctcttttttttgttcgtcATTGATGTTCTctttccgtgcgtgtgcctttgTGTGTAAGGTGACCCGGTGgatgggaggggagggtaTTCGCCTGCCTCTGACATGGCCTTTTTGTGTTTGCCTCTTTTCGACGTattttccctccctcctccttttccctcGTCTTGTTATTATTTTTCGCATTCTCCTTGCGCTTATGGGACCCCACTCTATCTCCTCTccatctttttctttccgcgTTCATGCCCGTCCTTGCCTTGCCTCCTTCCACtagcgccgcggcctcgctttttctcctctctcttatTCCACATCTTTGtctgcgtatgtgtgcttgtgtgtgtgtgtgtggcgtgtgcgcgccatTCTTGCGCTGTCGGCTCACGTCTTTGTTGCTCGGAAGCCCTCaggcctccccctccctctctctggtCCCTTCCATCGCTGTCATCTGCACGTCCCTCTCATGTctttgctctctccctctctcactgccAACATTCTCCTTCTGACATAtacgcagagagagacatatatatgtatatatggAGAGGGGGCGAGCGAGCAAGCTTTCGAGCGTGACGAGGCCGAGAGAACCG
Proteins encoded:
- the SMP-2 gene encoding calpain-like cysteine peptidase, Clan CA, family C2 codes for the protein MGGSNSTNRKIIYKNGRPTFKGDEVVKGFERDNGLLFRIVKRKKGHQTWAFYNDTTQYNMRINVTFAAGCELTALGHTKVVKGARGEWVATVVVMPGKTEMFVEGKIEGFKSNMDAYPAMSDGSGSRLAAGEAVAN
- the SMP-1 gene encoding putative small myristoylated protein-1; its protein translation is MGCGASSENSSVTYVNGKPTFTGEEVTKGFEKDNGLLFRIVNKKKKQWAYYNDTTQYEMHVLVTFNEDCDIKALGKTKLEQQENGEWVASVVVYPCETEMFIEGRVNGFKSKMDALPLSEEYRQRQAEKEK